Below is a genomic region from Gadus macrocephalus chromosome 14, ASM3116895v1.
GCTAGACGTGGTCAGCGAGGGATGAAATGCACTCCAGTATCGCCCTGGGTTTCTCCAAATGCTCGTGTTCGGGGTGAGATGCTGGGAGTGTAGTGGTTGTAATGTCTTGGCTGCATGggcttcattcttttttttttttttaccggttAAGGAGTAGATAAATGACTCAACGGCTGAAGGAAGGAAACAACGGTTGAGAGTTTGCTCCGTCCAGCTGTGCTCTGCCGTTCCAGCTCACGTCTCACCTTACTTAATAACACTAATAGACGCAATAATCATTCCTTGTACAAATAAGTGTAATCGAATACCGGAGCGTTTAATGTGAGTTCATAGATCGTGAAGTACTAGGCCTATTGACTGAAACATTAAGTAATAGCAGCTTTTGTCTTAAAaccgttttttttatgtttacacATGGACTCTATTGGCGGGGCCAAGAAACCCATGGTTTCAGGTGATTGCTGAAGGAGTTTTAATGTGCTTTCAATGTTGAAGGGATTCTTACAGAAAGCATAGTCTGAATGTTCAAATAAATTGAAGTATTAATTTTGGAAGTGTTGTAATGcaggaaataataaaaaaatacctcATGGGCAAGTAtctctccttttattttttaggctAAATACTGTTCCATCATTGCTGGTCTTTAATCAGACATGTACTCTGTTGCTGTGTTTTATGACTTTGGTGCTGCAGGAATGAAACGGCATTAATTGNNNNNNNNNNNNNNNNNNNNNNNNNNNNNNNNNNNNNNNNNNNNNNNNNNNNNNNNNNNNNNNNNNNNNNNNNNNNNNNNNNNNNNNNNNNNNNNNNNNNGGGAGGGTGGACGATGAGGGGCCTGCTTCGCAACACATGGGACAGATTAAAGGCAACCTCTTCTGCAGCACTTCATTCAGGGTATGAAGCCAGAGTCACTCACATACACAggctacacgcacacaaacatacatgtatacacatatatatatatacatacatacatacatacatgtgcaAATATACAAACTCACagtgaaaaaaaatctaaacacacaaaaaagagcAACTCCTAGAAAtgctgcatgcacacatgcatactcacACGAGCCCTGGCTCAGCTCTTGCCCGCAATATGAATTTGCACAGCATAGGACACATAAGTCATTGGCAAATGTTGTGCAAAAAAGTGAGTATTTTGGTTAAAGTATTTGCTTCTTAATAATTGTGTAAATATTTGACATTTCAGACCCTCTACCCCCCCTGCCCTCTCtgatctctgtccctctctcccagtcctccctcactctcttcctattctcctctctccctctctctctctctctctctctctccccccctccctctttcccctctctctcccccgtccctgCTCTCTTGTTCTTGGCCAGAGGCGAGGGGAATTCCTCCCAAATGTCCTGGCATCTAACATTTAGCAAATAAACACGAGGGCAGACTCCAGTGTGGTGGGGACACCAGACCCAGATCAACTCCTCACCCtcctcgaggggggggggggggtgggggggggggagaggcagagagagacactacGTAAGTGAGTGGGGTTCGCGATGCCACTCTAGCCTCCTCAAcgtccattcccccccccccccccccccccccacaccccctcgaGCAGCCCTCTGGCACTGCCTCTCCACACCCGAGCCACCCCTGAACACACGACTCCCCTAGCATTTGCCTTGTCAGAAGTGGAGCGCACGAAGGAAGGGCTTTCATGGTTGGCGCCCTTTTGAAGCAGATACTGCCTAATGGAAGTCCCTGTGATGGATCTACAGGGGGGACCCTTCTGATTTGCTCTGCAAGCAAAATTCAGCGGATCAATGCATCGCTTTTGTCCTCCCGTAGTGGGGGAGAAAAGCTGCTCTTCATCACAGGGGACGTCTTCGAGCTGCTCTTCCTTATAATCCATAATTCTGGGATGTAAGGGGAAGTATACCTCcgggtggtgctggaggtgagAGGGGCTGTGACGGGCCTTGAGCCGGCTGCCACAGCTCCGGGACAAGCAGTGCCGgcgctcccataacgcgcactacgcgctgcgcgtaggaccctcccccccgtcaacaattgtccactaccacccccccccccgtcccccccccgtcaacaattgttcacTACTatccccccgtcaacaattgttcactactatcccccccctcctccccccccccccgtccccccccccccgtcaacaattcagcacaGGGGGccggtagggggaattcgggggagggggggggggcccataaaggagttatgcttagggccccaaaatagctagcagcggcactgggACGAGTGCCACGTCCAAAGGCTCCAATGAAAGGTTTGCAGTGGTGCGCACCCAGCGTCTCCCGTTTGAAGTGGGGGATGTATGTGGCTCTCGAGGTAGAGCGGGGGTTTGCTCGTaataaccggaaggttgctagttcgatccccggctacCCCTGGCTGAGTGACgagatgtccctgagcaagaaacGATACCCTTACTCGCACGGTTGCCACTGCCGTCGGTGTGCGATGCATGTgatgtatgaatgggtgaatgtataTAAATACAGTCCTTTTACCATTTACCATGAAGTCTTGCTGGTCCGACCTGCAGTAGAAGGTACCGACCAGGTACTGTTCAGGTACTTTTCAGGTCCTACCCCCTGGCATTAATGGACGTGTTGGACTTTATGAGTAAAGACCGGTAAGTGTTACCATGGGATCTGGTGGAACAGTTTCTCCACATGCCGCATGTACAATCTTTTGCCCTGCGTGCTTTGTTTAATCAGCTTGCTCTGAATAAAGTTTGCTCCACTGATCGCGATCCGGGATTTTCCACAACACCTTTAATCCTATTTGACTAAGAACCCAATACAACCAGCAGCCACAAAGAACAAAGTGAGGCCACACAGGTACTGTGGAAACGTTTTTAAAGAACGGAGAATGGATGCAATTcaagagaaggaagaggggtCAACATCTGAGGATTTGAAGGGCTTATGGTTTACAGCTGACTAAGATTGTGCCCAGATTGGAGATGTCAAAAGGAAAATGATGCATCCTGAAGAACAGGCCCAGCACGAAGACGGCACAAAGTGGGCAAGATCTAACACTACTCGGTCAGAACCCAGAACGCCAGACTGCTCAATTGAACTGAACACTCAAATATTGTTTACCTCCCCGCCGTGAAAAGGTTACAATGATTAATGTGTATCGGGAACACATTAATCAAGGAGCTCTCGTCGCCATGAAAAGAAACCAAGTTCGACTCGCTTCTTTTCAACTGGGGATGATTGCTTTCCTTTTGAATTCCGAGAAATTGGAAAGAAAAAGCCCCAAAGAAAGGGCTCGAGCCTGCCTCTGTTTGACAGTCAAGGTCAAATGTTTGTTCAACTCGACCGGTATCAAGTGCCCAGTCGCCCCTGGCACCTCTGTTGAGTGGATGGAAACTAGCTTCTAGCCTTCTACTGGCACAGACTTAAACATTGTTCCGCGATAATAGGACCAGGACATCCAAAAAGGGTGACAGACTGCTTGCCTAGTTTGTCTTTAAGGGATTAGTGAAGTTTATGGTAGCATGCAACTCTGCAGTGAGCATTCCCAAAGAAGCATTACCTTAGCTTGTCTGGGAGGTGAACGGGAAAACAAAGCATGACTCTGTCCTCAAATGTGACATGGCTAATCATGTTTGGACcgaacacagacacgcagagcGGCGCCAAGGAGCACTGTGGGCCTCGGCCCAAATCCCCAGGCAGggagagtctgtgtgtgagtgtatatatgtgtctgcgtgtgaggGTGTCCttatgtgcatatgtgtctgtgtgtgggtgagtgtttgtgtatgcttgtctgtatgtgtatttgtgtgtgtgtgtgtgtgtgtgtgtgtatgagtgtgtgtgtgtgcgtgtgggcatgtgtaagtctgtgtgtgtgcgtgtgtgtgtgtgtgtgtgtgtgtgtgtgtgtgtgtgtgtgtgtgtgtgtgtgtgtgtgtgtgtgtgtgtgtgtgtgtgagtgtgcgtgtgcgtgtgtgtgtatgtgtatctctgcatgtgtgtgcatgtctgtatgtgtgtaagtgcgtggttgtgtgtgtctaaatgtgtttatgtgtgtgtgtgtgtgtgtgtgtgtgtgtgtgtgtgtgtgtgtgtgcgtttgtgtttgtgtgtgtgtgtgtgtttgtgtgtgtgtgtgtgtgtgtgtgtgtgtgtgtgtgtgtgtgtgtgtgtgtgcgtgtgcgtgcgtgtgtgcgcgcatgtgtgtatttacctgGCACCTGCCGTTGACACACAGGTCTGTCTCGTAGGGTCCGCAGGGGGTTCCGTCCATCACACGGTCCGACATCAGAACGGGAATATCCCGGCCAATGGGGCTGCAGAACAACGTGCAGGGCTTGTCTGCaggcatgaaaacacacacacacacacacacacagacacacacattagtatacacacaaacagaaacacacacaaacagaaacacacacgcaaacattcccacgcacacacacacacacacacacacacacacacacacacacacacacacacacacacacacacacacacacacacacacacacacacacacacacacacacacacacacacaaacacacacacacacacaaacacaaacgcacacacacacacacacaaacagacatcacACATAAAGCCACacaagcagaaaataaaaagttgaaagGCATTAGACCGGTGCCTTTAAGCCATCAGGACTCAGACACAATGTTCGGCTGCTGTACCACCGGGGCAAATACATCTGCCACGAGGCAGGGCCTAAACGCTCGTCCTCAAATGACGTCTCGATGCAGGCAGTAGGAGGCGAGTCAGCGAGGGGTGGTAGGAGAGTTTAAACAAGAAATGTCAAGGAGGCAAGAAGGAATCAAGGGAGTGCGGGCTGAAGGAGGGAGGCTGCAGAACACTGTTTCTATCTCGAGACGAAACACAATTACATCCCGTTTTGAGTGTGCTCCATGTACGAATCAAGAGAgcgaaaaacaaacagacacagggcCAAGGGATGTGTTGATGAAGTAGATCAGCCAGAATGATGAACGTGATTGCGTTGAtcggggagagtttagagtagAGAGGGTAACCTTTCTCCTGCTTGAGTGTTCAGCCCATTAATATCCGTGGTCGGGAAAAGCAAATTGTTTCACTCTGAACGACAAACAACAAGTGGAGTTTGACTGCAGAATCGCTCAGCAACTTCCACAAGAGACTCAAGAATCACTttttcagagttcacctggactctacatagcctccctccttacccccctccacccttacTCCACCCTTACTCCACCCTTACTCCTCCCTTCCCCCATGAAAAAAAAGCCCCTCATAAGctattattgtatgttgtacgtcctggcacttaaactggtacttagcatcgtgaagcatcttatcctagctatctttgttttatacggggaatggataaacctaacaattgttagtgatTCTTCTACGCATGAAcaaccttactgtaccgacatcgATACatcgttgtttctctttcttctgacaaatgttcttATAAGTCGTCATAAGTAATTGTAAGTagctaaacgccctaaatgtaaatgtttgcaTAGTTCAAGCCGCCGAAATTCGCCGCAGCTAAATCCAAGTGTGTACCGGCCTTTAGCAGCGCAGTGTGGGTTCCCTGTTAGTCGACCGCGCGTGTATTCCGCTAGCGAAAACCATGTCACGTAGACGGCCAAGGCTAGCTCAACAGTAAACCGGGGCTTTTCTCACCGGCCAACAGTGTGTGCGCCCGGCGTTACGCTGCATCATGGGGTTACAGCTGAACTAAACTATAGGCGTGgtggaagcgtgtgtgtgtgcgcggccgTACGAGATGTTCAATGCGACCACGGCCTCAGTACGTAAACACCATTTTTGTGTTTACAGAAAAGTTAAACACGTTCCCATTTGAAAGGTTGAGTTCGGTGGAGTTTACTTAGGCATCGGCTCGTCCAACACCAGTTCACAGAGAGAAAAAACTGTTCCGCCAGGAGATTATAGTGACATTCCAAACGAGTCATTATTTAGTTATTATATGggttatataaatgtgtgtaatCCCCTGAGTTCCTGTGtattattgtatgtgtgtgtgtgtgtgtgtgtgtgtgtgtgtgtgtgtgtgtgtgtgtgtgtgtgtgtgtgtgtgtgtgtgtgtgtgtgtgtgtttgtgtgtgtgtgtgcgtgtgtgtgtaaaggcagcttgtgtgcttgtgtgtgtgtatatgcagcgtctttgtgtatgtgtgtgtgtgtatattcatcgtgtgtgtgtgtgtgaatgtatgtgtgttgcagcatgtgcgtctgtgtgtgtataatgcagcatgtgtttgtgtgtatatgcagtgtgtgtgtgtgtgtgtatatacagcgtgtgtgtgtgtgtgtgtgtgtgtgtgtgtgtgtgtgtgtgtgtgtgtgtgtatatgcagcatgtgtttgtgtgtgtatatgcagcGTGTGTATATGCagcgtttgagtgtgtgtgtgtgtgtgtgtgtgtgtgtgtgtgtgtgtgtgtgtgtgtgtgtgtgtgtgtgtgtgtacagtggcGCCTCACCGTCGTTGATCACGGCCATCAGCATGCTGGTCTTCTTCTTGGTGGCGTGGCGGTCGTACGAGAGACACTGGAGGTCCCTGAAGCTGGGGCCCCCTTTAGGGCAGGGGGGCCCCTCACACGCCTTGTGCTCCACGCTGGCCTTCTGGCAGTTTCTGCCCCCGGGGCCCGGCCTGCGGAGCACAGAagagacgggaggggggggggggggggtcacagccGTCCATGGCAGTAGCACAGAcctttcccagcatgcatcatGGTGTTCCCCAGCATGCTTTGTGTGAGGTCACGGGGGACGCACGGTGGGTTGTCACACTTCCTCTGCCTGAACTGGACTCCGGTGCCGCAGGTGCGGCTGCACATGCTCCAGGAGCTCCAGTGACTCCAGTCCCCGTCCACGTGCTGCGGGATGGGGGTCTTACTCACACACTCGCCGGCCCGGCACCACTGACCCCCgggaacacgcacacgcacacgcacacacacacacacacacacacacacaaccatgaaaCCTCAGAAAGACCGAGCAACAGGCAGACCATATTGTGTAAGACATGAGCAAAGGTCTGCAGGAATGGATGCATACACCTGCTCTGAACAGAAGTACAAACGTTTAGCAATTCTTGCTAATAAAATCCAGTCATTAATCGATTAAGTCACCACATTAACAGTGATTAATCAAGTGTTCGACTATTGGCCCAAGGACAGCTACTGGCGTAAGGCTGTGGACATGGACTGGCAAGGCCGTGGACGTGCGGGCATCGAACCCAGTGAGCCTACCTTATCGGCCCCGCAGTCGGTCCCGTCCAGCGGCGGGTCCAGCTTGGTCTTGCAGGAGGTGTCTCCCTCCACCAGGCACCACAGGCCGGCGCACATCAGATGCTGCACCGCGTGCGCAGACGTGCACATAGTAGATCAGCACAcacgtcacagacacacagcgtgTTCCTTCAAAGTGCCCCCGGAGGTTCAAAAGAGCCACACAGCTGTCATACCCCATGCGCTgtcaaatattattattatttgctctattattattacttactGTCTGCGACAGTCAAATATCAACGTACACCTGTTCCTGCTGCGCCGCCAATAACAGGTGTGCGGCTAGTCCTGCTAACCTGCGGTGTCTGACGTTTCAAATCACAGTGGTCCTGTCAAGGAATCCCAGGCATCTCCACTcggagcagaggaggaagtAGACATGATAGAAGTCTTCTGAATGTCAAGCCCTCAGGCTTCCCTCCACACTACCGACTGTGTCCTGGTTGTAAAACCACCGCAACCACTGGAAACTGTCAGTCAGGACAAATgtgtgggtatttgtgtgtgcgtggtgtgggtggaggtgtgcgcttgtgtttgtgtgggacaaTGTCTGTCCTCCTCATTCAGAGTGCCCTTCGTGTTTCAATTGCCTCTGTGTTGCTAGGAGTGCTTTTTCTAATCTTCTAATCAAATCCCActggagcttgtgtgtgtgcgtgtgtgtgtgtgtgtgtgtgtgtgtgtgtgtgtgtgtgtgtgtgtgtgtgtgtgtgtgtgtgtgtgtgtgtgtgtgtgtgtgtgtgtgtgtgtgtgtgcatatgtgtgtcggtgtgtctgtgggttCATGAATTTGTGAACACATTCATGATTTATGTATTTCTTTGAATATAGTTAATTGTTGTTAGTGTTGTTGAAATTTGATTTCAAGACATAAACCCACAGGCAAGGGCATTCAAAGAAACAGGCGGCTTTTGTATGTTAGCAGTGTCTGTAAATCTTTTTGAAATTCGAATTACTAGAGTTAGCTAACTAGCTTACTAGCTAGTTAGCTTACAGAGCTAGATAGCTAACCAGACGCACTCGCAACCATTGCACACTGCCATTACCCATTAATGACATTCCGTTGCCCATTTCCTCTAAATCCCAAACACAGGGGTTGAAAAAACAATGGAGATGAACGGAGGCAGAATTAAAAAAATCGGTGGGGCCGAGTGGGGGTGCGTTCAAGTGTGCAGCTGTTACTTTGTACCTCCATGTCACTGCAGAAGGTGGCGTTGGTGCCGAACAGGATCTGGCACTGCTCGTCCACGCTGTAGTGCATTCCGGGCAGCTTGGGGGGCAGCTGTACCTGGTACCGGCTCCGGGGATCCGTGTGTAGCAGGCAGCCGCTGGCTTTGGACCTGTGctcaaaacacacatgcacggacacacacacacacacacacacacaaacattcatgaacacacacacacacacacacacacaagcacatccatgaacatacacacacacacacacacacacacacacacacaaacattcatgaacacacacacacacacacacaagcacatccatgaacatacacacacacacacacacacacacaagcacattcatgaacacacacacacacaagcacattcatgaacacacacacacacacaagcacattcatgaacacacacacacacacacacacacacacacacacacacacacacacacacacacgaacacacacacacacataagcacattcatgaactcacacacacacacacacagacacaagcacattcataaacacacacacacacacagacacacacaagcacattcattaacacgcacacagacacacccaaacacacacacaaacacattcatgaacacacacacacagacacacccaaacacaaaaaGATTTATTGTCGGGCACATTTTGTGTAAAAGAGACCCAGCTCAAAGTCCTACCGCCTGCATGTGGAAAACAGGTCACCATTGACCGTCGATGTAAGACCATGATGCAAGGCAGAGCAACAACAGGTGGCCTTGGTTccttgttgtgtgtgcatgtgtgtgtgttggcgtgtgtgcatgcgggcGGGCGTGCGTGCCTATGTGTGATGTATGGCTGTGTTTCTGGTCGACAGCTGCACCAAGGTAGAGAGTCCTCCCTAGCCACATCCAGCTGGACTGGATGTGCGTTTCGGTgcacaaaaacaagaaatgggTTAAATGATGAAATGTAGCGGCAAAAAGGATGGCCCAAATACAATCCCTACCCCGTTTATCCTGGTGAGGATGGGGGCAATAGCAAAGTGAAAAGAGATTTGTTTTTTTGCGTCTCATTTCACATAAGACACATCAGTATGTTTAAGGGCCTCTACAGCTCTTACTTGTGCGCTGTGCGTCGTCTCGATGCTATCTTCAGACCGTATGTGTAGGCTGTCTCATTAAGTCACGCATGGCTTCATTCACTTCGCTCTGGTAAGCAAGCGTCTGTTCATATAATGGGCAAACTACCCCACAACTGTTGctgattaattaattaacacaTTAATATCCACCAGGTTACACCTGTCCTCCATGGCACCCTGCTGCCTCGCACGGTTTGACGTGGACGTACATTCAAGGACCAAGTGCCggacggagccggcgaatccggtttCTAcaagctcgatgcggtttcgcaatgactcCGTCTTCACGGAGATATGCCTGAACCACATAAAACATAACCGGAACGCTTTCGCCCGCTTCGGCTCCGGGTGGACGGGGCCCGGGAGTTTGTGTGATAAGCCATTACATGCCGTTTGAAACTGCCCGTCCCTGtaccttagtgacatcacaagtgggcgtgtccacacctagatgtatgctggatagatcagttgTACAGTTGCCATTTTGGTGGACCTGTTTTACAATACCGTTGTGTACACATACTTTATTGACTTTGTACAACACCTTGGGTTAGCCCCGTTGGGAATGTGAGACTTAACTTAAAAATCTCTTCTCTTCTACAAACTCGGAatctttcattttgatttgAAGCTCTCTGTAGGAACGGTATTTATAAACGGCTCACTTACTTGGAAATGAAACACAAAACTATTTGAAACCAACCTCTCATGTACTCCCCTGTCTGTGAAGCCTTTCTATCAGACCTAATATCGCAATGTTGTCCCTACTAATGTCCTCCctgcctttcacacacacacacacacacacacacacacacacacacacacacacacacaaacacacgcaaacacacgcaaacacacacacacacacacacacacacacacacacacacacacacacacacacacacacacacacacacacacacacacacacacacacacacacacacacacatacggacaaGCATGTCAATGCTTCAACGTGTTGCATGCAAACCATCAGTATTACATTTGCCTTTGTGAAGACCAAATTGACACGTGTTGCCAGGAAATTGTGAAGTCATGGCTTCTCAGACTTCCTCTGCAGTACGGAGGGACAAGTGccagatagcgagagagaggggaagtaCGACTGTCTGTAGGAGACAGTCGGGTTTGGAGTCAAATACAGGGAGAAGGACCAATGGAAGGCAGTAAGGAGGGAACAgttcggtaaaaaaaaaaatgcattaacaGATACGTGTATGCATGTTCAAAGCATTCATCTGTCACAAGTAAAGTGAACAactaatattaaataatacacAACAGAGTCATCAACTATGAAGTACGATTCCTATACATTTCTGTTGATTCGTTTCCCAGCTTTGTGCTTTAACGGTCACCCGGGTGACAACTACACCGTAATATAGGAGGAATCACCTCCGAAACCTCAGACGCAAGCTTTCAGTTCACCGTT
It encodes:
- the adamts17 gene encoding A disintegrin and metalloproteinase with thrombospondin motifs 17; protein product: MGMSHDDDHATCTGHSHIMSGEWVKGRNPSDLSWSSCSRDDLEKFLRSKASGCLLHTDPRSRYQVQLPPKLPGMHYSVDEQCQILFGTNATFCSDMEHLMCAGLWCLVEGDTSCKTKLDPPLDGTDCGADKWCRAGECVSKTPIPQHVDGDWSHWSSWSMCSRTCGTGVQFRQRKCDNPPPGPGGRNCQKASVEHKACEGPPCPKGGPSFRDLQCLSYDRHATKKKTSMLMAVINDDKPCTLFCSPIGRDIPVLMSDRVMDGTPCGPYETDLCVNGRCQVNTHMRAHTHAHAHTHTHTHTHTHTHTHTQTHTHTQTQTHTHTHTHTHTHTHTHINTFRHTQPRTYTHTDMHTHAEIHIHTHAHAHSHTHTHTHTHTHTHTHTHTHTHTHTHTHTHRLTHAHTHTHTLIHTHTHTHTQIHIQTSIHKHSPTHRHICT